A part of Thermocrinis albus DSM 14484 genomic DNA contains:
- the wzy gene encoding O-antigen polysaccharide polymerase Wzy, which yields MRRYRYSDKILVLSFVSLFIGGNIFLINFIDIALLKYVYVCNIVFAFLLYLLVFGKKWHPVLIFMGTLTLFQGGLIISSIFDTSIDISFVFLMEANLYLQEDSLRTAMLIINLSYWFVLLGGLWGSISDNYKLKDYYNNNGFLKKLFLAIFLIALPFYIYKIFIYFFYFLQGGYMAFYQSTEYLEKAGFITRAISYFAYIGLLGYFLQEQNRKYIFTVLFIWLFMTLPVLLSGFRGQFFTFWLTIFLFYKKRFDKRLKLREIFIVFIIVSVLSLIVSYYREAGTLGFLLPKNPVLEFLKQQGVSFFVTAMAVEFSDEFSGKILKYLLWEPLGAIYSQYSSLPDRAFATDLMIKINYQGYLMGYGVGSSYLAEAYLLSGILGTCIVSFFIGFILSKLWNMFDSVNIYGKILVFVAVQGIIYLPRDLLLMPLSYVIKAGVYVLALYIMIEFIKGSPNLKLIEKGKVS from the coding sequence ATGAGACGTTATCGCTATAGTGATAAAATCTTGGTTTTAAGTTTTGTTTCATTATTTATTGGGGGTAATATTTTTTTAATTAATTTCATTGATATAGCCCTATTAAAATATGTGTATGTATGTAATATAGTTTTTGCATTTCTGCTTTATCTCCTTGTTTTCGGAAAAAAATGGCATCCTGTTTTAATTTTTATGGGAACATTAACTCTGTTTCAGGGTGGTTTGATTATAAGCTCCATATTTGATACAAGCATAGATATATCTTTTGTATTTTTAATGGAAGCAAACCTTTATTTACAGGAAGACTCTCTTAGAACTGCTATGTTAATTATTAATTTGAGCTACTGGTTTGTGCTCTTGGGTGGTCTCTGGGGAAGTATTTCTGATAACTATAAATTGAAGGACTATTACAATAACAACGGATTTTTGAAAAAGTTATTTTTAGCTATTTTCCTGATAGCACTACCATTCTACATTTACAAAATTTTCATTTATTTCTTTTATTTTCTACAGGGTGGCTATATGGCGTTTTATCAATCGACGGAATACTTAGAAAAAGCTGGGTTTATAACAAGGGCTATAAGCTATTTTGCTTACATAGGTTTGTTAGGGTATTTCCTACAAGAGCAAAATAGGAAATATATATTTACTGTTTTATTTATTTGGTTGTTTATGACACTTCCGGTTCTCTTGAGCGGTTTTAGAGGACAATTTTTCACCTTTTGGCTTACTATATTTTTGTTTTATAAAAAGAGATTTGATAAAAGATTAAAACTTAGAGAGATTTTTATTGTATTTATTATCGTGTCTGTTCTTAGTTTGATAGTTTCCTACTACAGGGAAGCAGGTACATTAGGATTTCTTTTGCCTAAAAATCCTGTTTTGGAATTTTTGAAACAACAGGGAGTTTCTTTCTTTGTAACTGCAATGGCAGTGGAATTTAGTGATGAGTTTTCTGGAAAAATCTTGAAGTATCTACTATGGGAACCTCTTGGAGCTATATACTCACAGTATTCTTCTCTTCCAGACAGGGCTTTTGCCACAGACCTCATGATAAAAATTAACTATCAGGGGTATTTGATGGGATATGGTGTAGGATCTTCTTATTTGGCGGAAGCGTATTTACTTAGTGGTATTTTAGGTACTTGTATAGTTTCCTTCTTTATAGGGTTCATATTAAGCAAACTCTGGAATATGTTTGACTCAGTTAATATTTATGGGAAAATCCTAGTCTTCGTAGCGGTTCAAGGTATCATCTATCTGCCAAGAGATCTACTCCTTATGCCTTTATCTTATGTTATAAAAGCTGGTGTTTATGTTTTGGCTTTATACATCATGATAGAATTTATAAAAGGTAGTCCTAACTTAAAATTGATTGAAAAAGGAAAGGTATCATGA
- a CDS encoding glycosyltransferase translates to MKIAIVSNNTFSIYGGYEKVTSLVLKTLKEKYHCEVFIISVPHYVSLLNKPPLEIFTNFPIYRDSDYESRANYITTVSIKRFLGKDLLMNLRSLKQAFSGLPYFDIALVTDPLLLNSTKVALIEKGMKAKVVYWDHGSLFGYLRGKIQKVIYEKEILKGIFSTDAFLCISSEICDFVKGIKPSANTYLVYNPVMPYEGPLIKRSAYPNFVYVGRLTDSDKNISFLLKGLSMLKDRNWELIIIGTGPDEQKLKNLASKLGISERIRWLGFKEDPFSHIEEATALVLTSRWEGFPMVLVEANQRGIPVISSDCRSGPKDIVINGVNGYLYREGDIKNFLEVISGVIDGRLKFDTPENIAKTTERFDADKVLSNIYNALQKIVGGSLT, encoded by the coding sequence ATGAAAATAGCTATTGTATCCAATAACACATTCTCTATATACGGGGGATATGAGAAAGTTACGAGCTTGGTTCTTAAAACTCTAAAAGAGAAGTATCACTGTGAAGTTTTTATAATTTCTGTACCTCACTATGTTTCTTTACTTAACAAGCCTCCTTTAGAAATCTTCACAAACTTTCCAATATACAGAGATTCTGACTACGAAAGTAGGGCTAATTACATTACTACTGTATCCATCAAAAGGTTTTTGGGTAAGGATTTATTGATGAATCTTAGATCACTTAAACAAGCATTTAGTGGTTTACCTTATTTTGATATAGCACTCGTAACAGATCCTCTACTGTTAAATAGTACTAAAGTTGCACTTATAGAGAAGGGTATGAAAGCAAAGGTAGTATACTGGGATCATGGTAGCCTGTTTGGATATCTTAGGGGAAAAATTCAAAAGGTCATTTACGAAAAAGAAATCCTAAAAGGGATCTTTTCCACAGATGCTTTCTTATGTATATCCTCTGAAATATGTGACTTTGTTAAGGGTATAAAACCTTCTGCAAACACCTATCTGGTATACAACCCTGTTATGCCCTATGAAGGTCCATTGATCAAAAGATCTGCTTATCCAAATTTTGTATATGTTGGCAGACTCACAGACTCTGATAAAAACATATCCTTTCTACTAAAAGGGTTATCAATGTTAAAAGACAGAAACTGGGAACTCATTATCATAGGTACAGGACCAGATGAGCAAAAACTGAAAAACTTAGCCAGTAAACTTGGCATATCAGAGAGAATAAGGTGGTTAGGCTTTAAAGAAGACCCCTTTAGTCATATAGAAGAAGCCACAGCCCTTGTGCTCACCTCAAGATGGGAAGGATTTCCTATGGTACTTGTGGAAGCCAATCAGAGGGGGATACCTGTTATATCTTCTGATTGCAGATCAGGACCAAAGGATATTGTTATAAACGGAGTGAACGGCTACCTTTACAGGGAAGGTGATATAAAAAACTTTCTGGAAGTCATCTCAGGAGTTATAGATGGCAGGTTGAAATTTGATACTCCAGAAAATATAGCAAAAACAACAGAAAGATTTGATGCAGATAAGGTTTTATCAAATATATACAACGCATTACAAAAAATAGTAGGAGGGAGCTTAACATGA
- a CDS encoding thioredoxin family protein, which translates to MWEGFEELTDKDIYDRAISGDKPAVVIFIKPEDPENERWFSLFSRLQRLYGDKVNFFYMDTSKTTSYQDLGIFVFPTVLYFRDTMELDRHDYFPSEEEVERSIRRLLRL; encoded by the coding sequence ATGTGGGAAGGTTTTGAAGAACTCACCGATAAAGATATATACGACAGAGCCATTTCGGGAGATAAGCCTGCGGTGGTGATATTTATAAAGCCGGAAGATCCTGAGAACGAAAGGTGGTTTTCTCTGTTTTCCCGACTACAGAGACTCTACGGTGACAAGGTGAACTTCTTCTACATGGATACTTCCAAAACCACCAGTTACCAGGATCTGGGAATATTTGTCTTTCCTACCGTGCTTTACTTCAGAGACACTATGGAGCTGGACAGGCATGACTACTTCCCCTCCGAGGAAGAGGTAGAGAGGTCTATAAGGCGTTTGCTAAGACTATGA
- a CDS encoding flippase — MKGFKVPLLEKEKRVLLENFLSLSVLQAVNYLAPLITLPYLVRVLGPDKFGLIAFSQAFIGYFMVLTDYGFNLSATREISINRDNKEKVSEIFNSVMIIKLGLLVLALLLMTVIVFSFEKFRKDWIVYYLTFGMVVGQVLFPTWFFQGMERMKYITFLNILAKLIFTGAIFVFVREQAHYIYVPLINSLGFIISGILALWIVFKDFGVKIMLPSWEAVKRELRDGFPLFLSTASIPLFNDTNIFILGLFADNTTVAIYTLAARIIGALIATQVPIVNSIFPWMSRELELNPSNALKKLRKIRNAGVIVYLIALSTIGILSNWLIPFIFGEEFKPSIFPLLIMLYVPLICYIANIYGNQILINLKKSELFSISLILTGILNIIIIIPLVLLFKENGAAISRLISESFLMLMLYGFSKRELRKIDETLSL; from the coding sequence GTGAAAGGGTTTAAGGTTCCTCTTTTGGAAAAGGAAAAGAGAGTTCTTTTAGAGAACTTTTTATCCCTTTCTGTGCTACAGGCTGTAAATTACTTAGCACCTTTAATAACCCTTCCCTATCTGGTGAGGGTATTGGGACCTGATAAATTTGGACTTATCGCCTTTTCTCAGGCTTTTATTGGATACTTCATGGTTTTAACGGATTACGGATTTAACCTTTCAGCCACGCGGGAGATATCAATAAATCGTGACAATAAAGAAAAAGTTTCCGAAATATTCAACTCCGTTATGATTATAAAGCTTGGATTGTTGGTTTTAGCTCTTTTGTTAATGACGGTTATTGTTTTTTCTTTTGAAAAGTTTAGAAAAGACTGGATAGTTTATTATCTTACCTTTGGGATGGTGGTTGGTCAGGTTTTGTTTCCTACATGGTTTTTTCAGGGGATGGAAAGGATGAAGTATATAACCTTTTTAAACATCCTTGCTAAGCTGATATTTACGGGAGCTATTTTTGTTTTTGTTAGAGAACAAGCTCACTATATCTATGTCCCGCTTATTAACTCCCTTGGGTTTATAATATCAGGTATTCTGGCTTTATGGATTGTGTTTAAAGATTTTGGAGTTAAGATTATGCTTCCGTCTTGGGAGGCTGTGAAGAGGGAGCTGAGAGATGGCTTCCCGTTGTTTTTATCCACAGCTTCTATACCCCTTTTTAATGATACCAACATATTTATATTAGGATTATTTGCAGATAATACTACAGTTGCTATTTATACTTTAGCTGCGAGAATAATTGGTGCTCTAATCGCAACACAAGTGCCAATTGTTAATTCTATATTTCCATGGATGTCCCGCGAACTAGAATTAAACCCTTCAAATGCTCTAAAAAAATTGAGAAAAATAAGAAATGCTGGGGTAATTGTTTATCTTATAGCCTTGTCTACTATTGGGATATTATCTAACTGGCTTATCCCTTTTATCTTTGGTGAGGAGTTCAAGCCATCAATTTTCCCTCTACTTATTATGCTATATGTTCCGTTAATATGCTATATTGCAAATATTTATGGTAATCAAATCCTTATAAACTTAAAAAAGTCGGAATTGTTTTCAATTTCCTTAATCTTAACAGGAATTTTAAATATAATAATAATCATTCCTTTAGTTCTACTTTTTAAAGAAAACGGAGCAGCTATATCCAGATTAATAAGTGAATCATTTTTAATGCTTATGCTTTATGGATTTTCAAAAAGGGAGTTAAGAAAAATTGATGAGACGTTATCGCTATAG